In Methanothermus fervidus DSM 2088, a single genomic region encodes these proteins:
- a CDS encoding pyruvate ferredoxin oxidoreductase, beta subunit (COGs: COG1013 Pyruvate:ferredoxin oxidoreductase and related 2-oxoacid:ferredoxin oxidoreductase beta subunit~InterPro IPR011766~KEGG: mth:MTH1738 pyruvate ferredoxin oxidoreductase subunit beta~PFAM: thiamine pyrophosphate protein domain protein TPP-binding~SPTR: O27771 Pyruvate synthase subunit porB~PFAM: Thiamine pyrophosphate enzyme, C-terminal TPP binding domain), whose protein sequence is MNEKELLAPGHRGCAGCGAAIGVKLALRVLGKNTIAVTPTGCLEVMTSPYPETAWRIPWIHVAFENAAAVAAGVESALKAKGKDDINVVVFAGDGGTVDIGMQALSGAMERGHNIIYVCYDNEAYMNTGIQRSGATPFGASTTTTPPGKKSFGENKQKKNMALIMAAHEIPYVATASISYPEDYMRKVKKAMEIDRPSYIHLHQPCTTGWRFPPSKTIEVGRLAVESGAWLLYEIENGEFRITYRPVERRPVKEYLKMQGRFKHLTDEEIQKIQDYIDEVCSKLRI, encoded by the coding sequence ATGAATGAAAAAGAATTGTTGGCACCAGGACATAGAGGATGTGCAGGTTGCGGTGCCGCCATTGGTGTCAAATTAGCTTTGAGAGTATTAGGCAAAAATACCATTGCTGTTACTCCTACAGGTTGTTTAGAAGTCATGACATCCCCATACCCTGAAACAGCATGGAGAATACCATGGATTCACGTTGCATTTGAAAATGCAGCCGCAGTAGCTGCAGGAGTTGAAAGTGCATTGAAGGCCAAAGGTAAAGATGACATTAATGTTGTAGTTTTTGCAGGAGACGGTGGGACAGTTGATATTGGAATGCAGGCATTGTCAGGAGCAATGGAAAGAGGTCATAATATAATTTACGTTTGTTATGATAACGAAGCTTATATGAACACCGGTATACAAAGAAGTGGTGCAACGCCTTTTGGGGCATCTACTACTACAACGCCACCTGGAAAAAAAAGTTTTGGTGAAAATAAACAAAAAAAGAATATGGCATTAATAATGGCAGCACATGAGATACCTTATGTAGCTACAGCTTCTATATCTTATCCTGAAGATTATATGAGAAAAGTAAAAAAGGCTATGGAGATAGATAGGCCATCATATATTCACTTGCATCAACCATGTACAACTGGTTGGAGATTTCCACCTTCAAAAACTATAGAAGTTGGAAGATTAGCAGTGGAAAGTGGAGCATGGTTGTTATATGAAATAGAAAATGGTGAATTTAGGATAACTTACAGACCAGTGGAAAGACGGCCGGTTAAAGAATATTTGAAGATGCAGGGAAGATTTAAACATTTAACAGATGAAGAGATACAAAAAATCCAAGATTACATCGATGAAGTTTGTTCTAAGTTAAGAATATGA
- a CDS encoding 4Fe-4S ferredoxin iron-sulfur binding domain protein (COGs: COG1142 Fe-S-cluster-containing hydrogenase components 2~InterPro IPR017896: IPR017900: IPR001450~KEGG: mth:MTH1737 formate hydrogenlyase, iron-sulfur subunit I~PFAM: 4Fe-4S ferredoxin iron-sulfur binding domain protein~SPTR: O27770 Formate hydrogenlyase, iron-sulfur subunit I~PFAM: 4Fe-4S binding domain), whose translation MKRIVIKPELCKGCSMCMRACMKVQHAPNISVKKIDGEFRIVVCHHCKNAPCVEACPTGAMKINYVDTDKCIGCGSCALECPFGAISIKNNVAHKCNLCDNLDYPACVRACPTKALTLIDVEKFIKRKKEEYLNKIKKVGSYTILDVLKFEVKAKKNLESSEAK comes from the coding sequence TTGAAGAGAATAGTTATTAAGCCCGAACTTTGTAAAGGTTGCAGTATGTGTATGAGAGCTTGTATGAAAGTGCAACATGCACCAAACATATCTGTTAAAAAAATTGATGGAGAATTTAGAATTGTAGTATGTCATCATTGTAAGAATGCACCATGTGTTGAAGCTTGTCCAACAGGAGCAATGAAAATAAATTACGTAGACACAGATAAGTGTATTGGTTGTGGTTCCTGTGCATTGGAATGTCCTTTTGGTGCAATATCCATAAAGAACAATGTAGCCCACAAATGTAATTTATGTGATAATTTAGATTATCCAGCTTGTGTTCGAGCATGTCCAACTAAAGCTTTAACATTGATAGACGTAGAAAAATTCATAAAACGTAAAAAAGAAGAATATTTAAATAAAATAAAAAAAGTAGGGAGCTATACAATTTTGGATGTTTTAAAATTTGAAGTTAAGGCTAAGAAAAATCTTGAATCTTCGGAGGCAAAATAA
- a CDS encoding 4Fe-4S ferredoxin iron-sulfur binding domain protein (COGs: COG1142 Fe-S-cluster-containing hydrogenase components 2~InterPro IPR017896: IPR017900: IPR001450~KEGG: mth:MTH1736 formate hydrogenlyase, iron-sulfur subunit 2~PFAM: 4Fe-4S ferredoxin iron-sulfur binding domain protein~SPTR: O27769 Formate hydrogenlyase, iron-sulfur subunit 2~PFAM: 4Fe-4S binding domain) — protein MKLISVPKLCVNCKKCERICPKNAIWVIYKVPIFCLHCDPKNAPCLNICPSDAIKSINDAIVIDRDKCIGCGSCVNVCPVGAIFLDERGLAEKCDLCIDFEEPLCVKVCPTGCLRENFSDEDDIPKND, from the coding sequence TTGAAGTTGATATCAGTTCCCAAACTTTGTGTAAATTGCAAAAAATGTGAAAGAATATGTCCCAAAAATGCAATTTGGGTTATATATAAAGTTCCTATTTTTTGTTTACATTGTGATCCTAAGAATGCTCCATGTCTAAACATTTGTCCAAGTGACGCAATAAAAAGTATTAATGATGCAATAGTAATTGATAGAGATAAATGTATAGGTTGTGGTTCCTGTGTTAATGTCTGCCCAGTTGGGGCAATATTTCTAGATGAAAGAGGCCTTGCAGAAAAATGTGATTTATGTATAGATTTTGAGGAGCCTTTATGTGTTAAAGTTTGTCCAACAGGTTGTCTTCGTGAAAATTTCAGTGATGAAGATGATATCCCAAAAAACGATTGA